Proteins from a genomic interval of Lelliottia amnigena:
- the lpd gene encoding dihydrolipoamide dehydrogenase, producing the protein MSTEIKTQVVVLGAGPAGYSAAFRAADLGLETVIVERYSTLGGVCLNVGCIPSKALLHVAKVIEEAKALADHGIVFGEPKTDIDKIRTWKEKVITQLTGGLAGMAKGRKVKVVNGLGKFTGANTLEVEGENGKTVINFDNAIIAAGSRPIELPFIPHEDPRVWDSTDALELKSVPKRLLVMGGGIIGLEMATVYHALGSEIDVVEMFDQVIPAADKDIVKVFTKRISKKFNLMLETKVTAVEAKEDGIYVSMEGKKAPGEAQRYDAVLVAIGRVPNGKNLDAGAAGVEVDDRGFIRVDKQLRTNVPHIFAIGDIVGQPMLAHKGVHEGHVAAEVIAGMKHYFDPKVIPSIAYTEPEVAWVGLTEKEAKEKGISYETATFPWAASGRAIASDCADGVTKLIFDKETHRVIGGAIVGTNGGELLGEIGLAIEMGCDAEDIALTIHAHPTLHESVGLAAEVFEGSITDLPNAKAKKK; encoded by the coding sequence ATGAGCACAGAAATCAAAACTCAGGTCGTGGTACTTGGGGCAGGCCCAGCAGGTTACTCCGCAGCATTCCGCGCAGCGGATTTAGGTCTGGAAACCGTCATCGTAGAACGTTACAGCACCCTTGGTGGTGTTTGTCTGAACGTCGGCTGTATCCCTTCAAAAGCGCTGCTGCACGTTGCAAAAGTTATCGAAGAAGCCAAAGCGCTGGCTGATCACGGTATCGTCTTCGGCGAGCCGAAAACCGATATCGACAAGATTCGTACCTGGAAAGAAAAAGTTATCACCCAACTGACCGGCGGTCTGGCTGGTATGGCGAAAGGCCGTAAAGTGAAAGTGGTTAACGGTCTGGGTAAATTCACCGGGGCAAACACCCTGGAAGTTGAAGGCGAAAACGGCAAAACCGTGATCAACTTTGACAACGCGATCATCGCGGCGGGTTCCCGTCCGATTGAACTGCCGTTCATTCCACATGAAGATCCACGCGTGTGGGATTCCACCGATGCGCTGGAGCTGAAATCCGTACCTAAGCGTTTGCTGGTTATGGGTGGCGGTATCATCGGTCTGGAAATGGCGACCGTTTATCATGCGCTGGGTTCAGAGATTGACGTGGTTGAAATGTTCGACCAGGTTATCCCGGCTGCGGACAAAGACATCGTTAAAGTCTTCACCAAACGTATCAGCAAGAAATTCAACCTGATGCTGGAAACCAAAGTGACTGCCGTTGAAGCAAAAGAAGACGGTATTTACGTTTCCATGGAAGGCAAAAAAGCCCCTGGCGAAGCGCAGCGTTACGACGCGGTGCTGGTTGCTATCGGCCGTGTGCCGAACGGTAAGAACCTCGATGCGGGCGCAGCGGGCGTAGAAGTTGACGACCGTGGCTTTATCCGTGTGGACAAACAGCTGCGCACCAACGTGCCGCACATCTTTGCAATCGGCGACATCGTCGGTCAGCCAATGCTGGCGCACAAAGGTGTTCACGAAGGCCACGTTGCCGCTGAAGTTATCGCGGGCATGAAGCACTACTTCGATCCGAAAGTGATCCCATCGATCGCGTACACCGAGCCAGAAGTTGCCTGGGTGGGTCTGACCGAGAAAGAAGCGAAAGAAAAAGGCATTAGCTACGAAACCGCCACCTTCCCGTGGGCTGCTTCTGGCCGTGCTATCGCTTCTGATTGCGCAGACGGCGTGACCAAACTGATCTTCGACAAAGAAACTCACCGTGTCATCGGTGGTGCGATTGTCGGCACCAACGGCGGCGAACTGCTGGGTGAAATCGGTCTGGCTATCGAAATGGGCTGTGACGCTGAAGACATCGCGCTGACCATCCACGCGCACCCGACTCTGCACGAGTCAGTGGGCCTGGCGGCTGAAGTGTTTGAAGGTAGCATCACCGACCTGCCGAACGCGAAAGCCAAGAAGAAATAA